TTGCGGAATCCATAGCGAACAGCAACAGGATTGCTGACTTTGGAGCTACTGACAATTATATGTTGTCTCCAATCTAGCATCGCTGTAGCAGGATAGAATATTTTATCAGCTCCCGCAATCTCAAACCCTTTAATATCTTGCATTCTACTAAATCCGTTTTTTGCATTATCAAAGCTAAGTATAGCTTTATTGTTTTTAATTTCCATTGATTTGTAGATAGGGCCATGGTCGGATATGCCTTTGATGCCGTATGTGCGGCTGAGGGCCATGTAGCATAAGCGCTGCCCAACTGCTGTTTTGTTGCGAGGGTGGATATTATGAGCTTCATAGGGCTCTACTAAGTCGTTGGTAGAAATCATTCCGCTTGAAGGAATTAGTTTTTGGGCCTTAAATTGGGCCTCGCGTAAATAGGCTCCCAGGTCTCCTTTTCCATATTCGTATGGAGCTATTTCGACATAATAAAAAGGTAATTCGCCAAGTCCCCACTCTTTACGCCATAATTTGACCATGGTTGCTAGGCGCTCAGCATACGTGTCATGTTTTCCTAGATTTGACTCTCCTTGGTACCAAAGGAATCCTTTGATCGTATAGTTTTCAAGAGGCTTGAGCATACCGTTGTACATAATCATGGGTTGCATGTATTCAGCACCATCTTTACTTCCGGCTTTTTTAAGATCCACGTCGGGGTATTCTTTTAAGACGGATTCTGGCAACCATCCTTCAACAGTTGAACCACCCCAGCTACAATTGATAATTCCTATAGGCACATTGAGAACTTTATATAAAGCTGTAGCAAAATGAAAGGCCGTGGCACTGAACCATGGTGCATTCTCTGGAATACATTCCTTCCATTTGCCCTTGCAAGTTTCCTGAGGAGTAACTGCAGGGGTTTTATCTATAGTGGCAAAACGAATACCCGAGCGAAATTGTGCGGCGTTAGCTATAGATTTATTAGCATCCAGAACCGGACAGTTTGGAAAACCATTAAGAGGCATTTCCATGTTAGATTGTCCGGAGCAGAACCATACTTCTCCTATCAGTATATTATTAAGCGTAACGGCTTCTCCATCTGAGAAAGAGATGGACTGTGGTGTATAGCCGGCTTTGGGAGTCGAGATGGAAATTATCCATTGTCCGTTTGAATTGCTACGCGTAGTGTATGTCTTTTCATCCCAAGATGATTTGATACTAACGACTGATTGTGGTGAGGCTTTTCCCCATAATTTAACTTGCGTGTTTTGTTGCAATACCATGTTGTCGCTAATAATGTCCGGTAGTTGGATTTTTGCGTATGTCACTGTTGAAAGCAGTGCTAGCAGTAGTGTGTGTAAAATATATTTTCTCATCATTGTATATAAGTGATAAAAGGTTGATAATTAATTGCGAATATATAAATAAAAAATCAATGCTGTTTTGAAATGCTTGAAATAAATCAGTAAGTATCTCTTTTTTGTGTTTGATAAGTGGTGATTTTTTACGAAGTTTGCAGCTCAAGGAATAAATAATCTGATTATGAAAGCGCATTTTTTTTCATTCTTCTTCTTTTTCTCATTGATATATACGTCCGTTGCCAAGTCTCAAGAAAACTATATGTTTAAACATTTAGAGACTAAAAATGGATTATCGCATAATCAGGTAAATTATATTTTTAAGGATAGCAACGGTTTTATGTGGTTTGCTACCGCGGGAGGTTTGAATCGTTTTGACGGATATACTTATAAAGTATATCGCAGGAATGAACGTAATATTTATTCTCTTGGTGATAATTTTGTTGATCATATACAAGAAGATTCTCAGGGTAATCTATGGATTCATACAGCTACAGGTTATGTTTTATATGATGCTCGAAAAGATCTGTTTTTTAATGATATGCTTCCTATTATGAAAGCTTATGGAATAAATGATGTCCCTTCGGTAGTTTATATTGATAGTAAGCAGAATTTATGGTTTTATGTTGACGAGGTAGGAGGCTTTCAGTATCAATTAGCAGCTAAGAAGCTTATTGTATATCCTCAAAGTGATAAAAAAGGCTTGCCTGAAGGTACAGTTACTGATATTTCGGAGAGTGATGAGGGAGTTTTCTTTGTTTTCTCCGATGGGCAGTTGGTCTGTGTTGATAGAGAGTCTTCTCGTGTTTTGAAACAATATAATGCTATTCCTCTTCATTCGCCTGCTCTTCGTTCGAATAAATATACAATGTTTGTTGATGCTGATGGCGATTATTGGGTTTACTCCAAATCTTCTTACGGTATTTGTTGGTTTCAACGGAAAAAACAACGTTGGTCTTTTCTTGACAATACAGATTTTAGTAAGCCTTATAAGTTGTCTAGCAATGTTGTGCAAAGCATTGCTCAGGATGCTCATGGTAAAATATGGTTAGCAACAGATCATGGAGGTATTGATATTATTGATAAAAAAACAGGAGAGCAAAGGAATCTTCAAAATAATATTTCGGATAGTCGAAGTTTATCTCATAATAGCATTAACTGTATTTATTGTGATGATATGAACATTATTTGGATAGGAACTTATAAAAAAGGAGTCTCCTATTATAATGCGAGTATATTTAAATTTGGTTTTGATAATCTGTCTCTATTTAAGAAATTTGATAATTTCGATAGTGATGTAACTTTTTTGGAACAAGGATTGAATGATGATTTATGGATTGGAACGAATGGGAGTGGGTTGATTTGTTTCAATACACGTACAGGAGAAAAAAAACTATATCAACATAAAAAGAATGAATTTTCTTCTCTGTCAAATGGGGTAATTGTAAGTCTTTGTGCTGCTAAAAATGGCAAAGTTTGGGTTGGAACATACCTGGGAGGATTGGATTGTTTTTATGAAGGCAAATTTACTCACTATAAACATGACCCGAATGATTTAAATTCATTGGCTAATAATGATGTCTGGTCTATAGTAGAAGATGATCAAGGGCTGATCTGGATTGGAACTCTTGGTGGTGGAGTGCAGTGTTTTAATCCGCTGACAGGGAAATTTAAAACATATAATGGAGCTACTCATCTTAGTTCAGACTATGTTTGTTCACTTTGCTGGGGACGAAATGGAGCTCTTTATATAGGTACGGCCATCGGTATTACGATCTTTCATCGTGATACAGGGCGGTTTGAGCAACTATCTGGTAATAGGAGAGGTACTCAAAATCTTTCAAGCCTTAATGTTAATCAGGTTTATGAAGATAGTCGCGGTTTGCTGTGGATAGCCACTAGAGATGGTTTGAATGTATATGATCAAAGGAGTGATAAACTGACTGTGATAAGAAAAAACGATGGTTTAGTAGACGACATGATTTGTTCTGTTATTGAGGATAATAATAAGAACATGTGGGTCACAACAGCCAATGGAATTTCTAATGTGATCTTGACTTCAAATCCTAAGACAGGGGATTATTCTTATTCTTTTATTAATTATGATGAGTTAGATGGTCTTCAGAATGGAGAATTTAATATACGCTCCATAGCTAAAACTTCTAAAGGAGAAATTTTTATGGGAGGAGTAAACGGCTTTAATTATTTTTATCCGGATGTGATAAAATATAATAAGGTGCTCCCCAAAGTTGTATTTACAGGATTGACTCTCTTTAATGATGAAGTGAAGGTCGATTCTGTGTATAATGGAAATAAAATATTAACTCAAGCATTATGGCAAACAGATAAAATAGAACTTAACTACGGACAAAATATCTTTTCTGTTTTCTTCTCGGGGCTGAACTATATGCTTCCTGAAAAAGCAAAGTATGCTTATAAATTAGATGGTTTTAATACTGATTGGCTATTTACAGATGGAAATATGCATCGGGTAACGTACACAAATCTTGCTCCGGGTACCTATACTCTCCGGGTTAAAGCGGCGAATAGTGATGGCTATTGGAACGAAGAACCAGCTGTATTGACTATTGTTATTGAGCCTCCTTTTTGGCGTTCTGCGTGGGCTTATTGTTTGTATTCGATTTTTTTCATTGTTATTTTGTTTTTTGCCCGTTTGCAACTACTAAAAGGGGAAAGAAACAAATTTAAAATGAAGCAGATAGAGCTGGAAGCGGCTAGGGAGCATGAATTGGATGATATGAAATTGCGCTTTTTTACGAATATCAGTCATGAACTGCGTACTCCGCTTACACTCATTATCGCTCCGATGGAACGTTTAATTAAAGTGGAAAAGAATGAAGAGTCGAAGCAAAAGCTTCTTCTGATAAAGAGAAATGCCCTGAGGTTGCTCAATTTAGTTAATGAATTGCTAGATTTTCGACGAAGTGACGTTAAAGGGAATAAATTGAATTTGTCTAAAAGCGAGATTATTTCTTGTATTAGAACTACGTGTCAATCTTTTGCTGAATTATCGAAAAAGAAGGATATCAGTTTGATTTTCACATCGTCTGTAAAAGAGTTGGAGATGGAATTTGATGAAGATAAGTTGGGTAAAATAATGATGAACCTCCTTTCTAATGCTTTTAAATTCACTGATACGGGAGGAGATGTGAAAGTTGTAGTGGATGTAGTGTCAACTGCCGAAGGAGTATCTGCTTTGAGAGTGCAGGTCGCTGATACCGGACTTGGTATTAAGGATGAAGATAAAGAGCGAGTTTTTGAACGGTTTTATCAAGTTCATCATGGTGATTCTCATGATTTCTCGGGTAGTGGTATTGGCTTACATTTAGTAAAGGAATTTGTGCTCTTGCATCAGGGTGAAATATCTGTGCATGACAATATAGGGGGAGGTACTATTTTGGCCTTTACGATTCCAATAAGGAGTGAAGAAAGAGTGGAGGAGAAAGCACTATGGCAAGCTACTACAAGTAAAGTGGAGACTATTTTGACAGGAGAGGAAGAAGATGATTATTTGGTTGATGATGGTATTGCACAGAGGCGGGCGGATATTCCGTTAATATTATTAGTGGATGATAATAATGATTTTCGCTTTTTTATGCGGGAGAGTTTAAAAGTACATTATCGTATTCGTGAAGCAAAGAATGGGAAAGAGGCGTGGGCAATGCTTTCTGAACTTCAGCCGGATTTGATAATTAGTGATGTGATGATGCCTGAAATGGATGGTTGTGAATTATGCCGTTTGGTTAAGAGTGATGTGCGTACCTCTCATATTCCTTTGATTTTGTTGACTGCTCGAACAGCGGAGGAGCATAAACTAGAAGGTTTAGAAATGGGAGCTGATGATTATATTGTTAAGCCTTTTAATTTTGAAATTCTTTTCTTGAGAATCAAGAAGTTGCTCGAAATTAGGGAGGTTAGAAGAGAAAATTTTAGCAAGCAGATAAATCCGACTCCAAGTGAGATAACCATTACTTCGTTAGATGAAAAATTAATTTCAAAAGCGATTTGCTATGTAGAGCAAAATATATCAAAGAGTGAGTTGTCGGTTGAAGAGTTGAGCAGAGAGTTGGGAATGAGTCGTGTACATTTGTATAAGAAATTGATGCATATAACCGGAAAATCTCCAGTAGAGTTTATTCGTACGCTTCGTCTGAAACGTGCTGCTCAGTTATTACGTGAGAGTCAGCAAAATGTTTCTGAAGTAGCTTATGAGGTAGGATTTAATAATCCGAAATATTTTAGTAAGTACTTTAAAGAGGAGTTTGGAATGCTTCCCTCTGTCTATATGGCTCAGATGAAACAAGAGCCTGATTTGAAAGACAAAATCTGATGTATTAACAAACAAATCCTTGAAATGAAACATCTGATAACCTACTGCTAAACAAATGGGACCTCTATAAAAAACAAAGGCTTATGCTTGATATGTGTGAAAATTGTATTTTTACAGCGTTGAATTTTAATGATTGAAAAATATGAAGAACACACATCTCTGTTTGTTAGCGGGGCTTTTCTTTGCTTCGTGCGCCAAAGCAGGTTATGAGAGAATACCGGATGGCGTAGTTGTGAGATTAAACCAAAAGCAGTCTACTGATGTAAAGTTGGTTCGTTTGGAGGTTGTAAATGATAAAATTATTCATGTTTCGGCTACTCCCAGCAATGCTTTTTCTCAGACTAAAAGTTTGATTATAATTCCTTGGAAATCTAACCATACATTCTCTGTGCAAGAAAAGGGAGATACTGTTACAGTATCTACTACTGCTTTGCATGCGAAAGTGAGTACGCGAACGGGGGAGGTCAGTTTTTTCGATGTCAATGGCAAAGCTATTTTATGTGAAAATAAAGGGGGTGGAAAATCTTTCATTCCAATAGAGGTGGAAAAGACGAAAGGATATACTTTGAGACAAGTATTCGAGTCGGCAACGGATGAAGCTTTCTATGGTTTGGGGCAGCATCAAGAAGATATTTTCAATTATAAAGGGAAAAATGAATCTCTTTTTCAATATAATACTAAAGTATCAGTACCTTTTATTATATCCAATAAAAATTATGGTGTGCTATGGGATAATTATTCTTTGAGTCGTTTTGGCGATGAACGTGATTATGCTCAACTGAATGATGTGTTTACTCTTTATGATGCTGAAGGTGAAAAGGGAGGACTTACTGCTACGTATGTACCTTCACCGGAGAGAAAAGAAAATATAATTGTCAGAAAAGAGAACTCTCTTTGTTATGAGGATATTCAATCTATAAAGAATCTTCCTCAAGGTTTTCCCCTCAATGGAGCCAATGTTACTTATCAAGGAGAACTGGAAGCTAATGAGGATGGTTGTTTTCGTTTTCAACTCTATTATGCCGGATATATAAAGGTCTATGCTGATGGTCAATTAATTGTGCCGGAACGTTGGCGTACAGCTTGGAATCCGAATAGTTATCAATTTTCTCTAACGATGAAAAAAGGCAAACATGTACCTATTCGTATTGAATGGAAACCGGATGGAGCCGTTTCGTATTGTGGATTAAGGGTGCTTACTCCTGTTCCTGAGAAAGAACAGCAGAAATTGGCTCTTTTTAGTGAGATGGGCGACCAGATAGATTATTATTTTGTTTACGGGCATTCCATGGATGAAGTGATAAGTGGTTATCGCACATTGACCGGGAAGGCACCGATAATGCCTAAATGGGCGATGGGTTATTGGCAGAGCCGTGAACGTTACAGAACGCAAAAAGAGATGCTTGGGGTTTTGTCGGAGTTTAGAGGCCGTGAGATCCCAATTGATAATATCATACTTGATTGGAATTATTGGCCTGAAAATGCTTGGGGAAGTCATGGGTTTGATCGTTCTCGCTTCCCTGATCCGAAAGGAATGGTTGATTCGATACATGCGATGCATGCTCGAATGATGATTTCCGTATGGCCTAAATTTTATATTACTACAGAGCACTATAAAGAATTTAATGATAAGGGCTGGATGTATCAACAAGCAGTGAAGGATAGCATTCGAGACTGGGTAGGTCCGGGGTATGTTGGTTCTTTTTATGATGCATACAATGCCGACGCTCGAAAGTTGTTCTGGAAGCAAATGCAAGACAGTCTTTATTCTCTTGGAATTGATGCTTGGTGGATGGATGCTAGTGAACCAAACGTGAGAGATTGTACGGATATGGATTATCGCAAGAAACTTTGTGGCCCTACGGCCCTAGGTCCCTCTACTAAATATTTCAATGCGTATGCACTCATGAATGCGGAAGCTATTTATGACGGACAACGTGGTGTGGACCCTGATAAACGGGTCTTCTTACTTACGCGATCAGGCTTTGCCGGCTTACAACGTTACTCTACAGCAACTTGGAGTGGCGATATTGCTAGCCGTTGGGAAGATATGAAAGCTCAAATCTCGGCAGGAATTAATTTTTCAATGAGTGGCATTCCTTATTGGAGTATGGATATTGGTGGCTTTTGCGTAGAAAAGCGTTATGAACGGGGGCAATCTATTTTTAATCAAACAGGAAAAGAGAATGCGGATGAAAAAGAGTGGCGTGAATTGAATACTCGTTGGTATCAGTTTGGTGCTTTTGTTCCCCTCTTTCGTGCACATGGACAGTTTCCGTATCGAGAGGTTTGGAATATAGCTCCGGAAACTCATCCTGCTTATCAATCAATTGTTTATTATACGAAACTTCGCTATAACCTGATGCCTTATATTTATTCGTTGGCGGGTATGACTTATTTTGATGATTACACCATCATGAGAGGGCTTGTAATGGATTTCGGAGCAGATACGAAAGTAAATAACATCGGTGATCAATACATGTTTGGACCAGCTTTTATGGTATGTCCTGTTTATAAGTACACTGCTCGTGAGAGAGAGGTTTACTTTCCTTCGGGCTGTGGATGGTATGATTTTTATACTGGTAAGTACATTTCCGGCGGGCAACAGATGAGCGTGAAAGCACCCTATGAGCGTATGCCATTATATGTCAGAGAGGGAGCTATTATTCCCATAAGAGAAAATATGCAATATACGGATGAGAAACCGTCAAACAGAATTACGCTGTATGTATATGCAGGGCAAGATGGTTCTTTTACGCTATATGAGGATGAAGGCGTTAATTATAATTATGAGAAGGGGAAGTATGCTTCTATTCCGTTGTCTTACGATGAGGCTGAACATTCATTGACCATTGATGAACGCCAGGGAGAGTTTTCGGGGATGCTTAAGAGGAGAGAATTTAATATGGTAATGGTCAGCAAGGAAAAAGCACAGTCTTTTGACTTGAACGCACTTGGAAAGATAGTGGTGTATACAGGTGAAAAGTTAACCGTTAAACTCTAAAACAACTTTGAAAAATGAAGATTTGTAGTGTCCTATCAATTTTAGATAGAAAAGAAGTTCTGGTGAGAGAAGGAAATGGTAGAGTACTTTTTATCCTGTTTATTGTTTTGTTTTTTATGATGGCTTT
This is a stretch of genomic DNA from uncultured Bacteroides sp.. It encodes these proteins:
- a CDS encoding sialate O-acetylesterase — translated: MRKYILHTLLLALLSTVTYAKIQLPDIISDNMVLQQNTQVKLWGKASPQSVVSIKSSWDEKTYTTRSNSNGQWIISISTPKAGYTPQSISFSDGEAVTLNNILIGEVWFCSGQSNMEMPLNGFPNCPVLDANKSIANAAQFRSGIRFATIDKTPAVTPQETCKGKWKECIPENAPWFSATAFHFATALYKVLNVPIGIINCSWGGSTVEGWLPESVLKEYPDVDLKKAGSKDGAEYMQPMIMYNGMLKPLENYTIKGFLWYQGESNLGKHDTYAERLATMVKLWRKEWGLGELPFYYVEIAPYEYGKGDLGAYLREAQFKAQKLIPSSGMISTNDLVEPYEAHNIHPRNKTAVGQRLCYMALSRTYGIKGISDHGPIYKSMEIKNNKAILSFDNAKNGFSRMQDIKGFEIAGADKIFYPATAMLDWRQHIIVSSSKVSNPVAVRYGFRNFLPGNIYNNREQPLYPFRTDQW
- a CDS encoding two-component regulator propeller domain-containing protein; this encodes MFKHLETKNGLSHNQVNYIFKDSNGFMWFATAGGLNRFDGYTYKVYRRNERNIYSLGDNFVDHIQEDSQGNLWIHTATGYVLYDARKDLFFNDMLPIMKAYGINDVPSVVYIDSKQNLWFYVDEVGGFQYQLAAKKLIVYPQSDKKGLPEGTVTDISESDEGVFFVFSDGQLVCVDRESSRVLKQYNAIPLHSPALRSNKYTMFVDADGDYWVYSKSSYGICWFQRKKQRWSFLDNTDFSKPYKLSSNVVQSIAQDAHGKIWLATDHGGIDIIDKKTGEQRNLQNNISDSRSLSHNSINCIYCDDMNIIWIGTYKKGVSYYNASIFKFGFDNLSLFKKFDNFDSDVTFLEQGLNDDLWIGTNGSGLICFNTRTGEKKLYQHKKNEFSSLSNGVIVSLCAAKNGKVWVGTYLGGLDCFYEGKFTHYKHDPNDLNSLANNDVWSIVEDDQGLIWIGTLGGGVQCFNPLTGKFKTYNGATHLSSDYVCSLCWGRNGALYIGTAIGITIFHRDTGRFEQLSGNRRGTQNLSSLNVNQVYEDSRGLLWIATRDGLNVYDQRSDKLTVIRKNDGLVDDMICSVIEDNNKNMWVTTANGISNVILTSNPKTGDYSYSFINYDELDGLQNGEFNIRSIAKTSKGEIFMGGVNGFNYFYPDVIKYNKVLPKVVFTGLTLFNDEVKVDSVYNGNKILTQALWQTDKIELNYGQNIFSVFFSGLNYMLPEKAKYAYKLDGFNTDWLFTDGNMHRVTYTNLAPGTYTLRVKAANSDGYWNEEPAVLTIVIEPPFWRSAWAYCLYSIFFIVILFFARLQLLKGERNKFKMKQIELEAAREHELDDMKLRFFTNISHELRTPLTLIIAPMERLIKVEKNEESKQKLLLIKRNALRLLNLVNELLDFRRSDVKGNKLNLSKSEIISCIRTTCQSFAELSKKKDISLIFTSSVKELEMEFDEDKLGKIMMNLLSNAFKFTDTGGDVKVVVDVVSTAEGVSALRVQVADTGLGIKDEDKERVFERFYQVHHGDSHDFSGSGIGLHLVKEFVLLHQGEISVHDNIGGGTILAFTIPIRSEERVEEKALWQATTSKVETILTGEEEDDYLVDDGIAQRRADIPLILLVDDNNDFRFFMRESLKVHYRIREAKNGKEAWAMLSELQPDLIISDVMMPEMDGCELCRLVKSDVRTSHIPLILLTARTAEEHKLEGLEMGADDYIVKPFNFEILFLRIKKLLEIREVRRENFSKQINPTPSEITITSLDEKLISKAICYVEQNISKSELSVEELSRELGMSRVHLYKKLMHITGKSPVEFIRTLRLKRAAQLLRESQQNVSEVAYEVGFNNPKYFSKYFKEEFGMLPSVYMAQMKQEPDLKDKI
- a CDS encoding TIM-barrel domain-containing protein, encoding MKNTHLCLLAGLFFASCAKAGYERIPDGVVVRLNQKQSTDVKLVRLEVVNDKIIHVSATPSNAFSQTKSLIIIPWKSNHTFSVQEKGDTVTVSTTALHAKVSTRTGEVSFFDVNGKAILCENKGGGKSFIPIEVEKTKGYTLRQVFESATDEAFYGLGQHQEDIFNYKGKNESLFQYNTKVSVPFIISNKNYGVLWDNYSLSRFGDERDYAQLNDVFTLYDAEGEKGGLTATYVPSPERKENIIVRKENSLCYEDIQSIKNLPQGFPLNGANVTYQGELEANEDGCFRFQLYYAGYIKVYADGQLIVPERWRTAWNPNSYQFSLTMKKGKHVPIRIEWKPDGAVSYCGLRVLTPVPEKEQQKLALFSEMGDQIDYYFVYGHSMDEVISGYRTLTGKAPIMPKWAMGYWQSRERYRTQKEMLGVLSEFRGREIPIDNIILDWNYWPENAWGSHGFDRSRFPDPKGMVDSIHAMHARMMISVWPKFYITTEHYKEFNDKGWMYQQAVKDSIRDWVGPGYVGSFYDAYNADARKLFWKQMQDSLYSLGIDAWWMDASEPNVRDCTDMDYRKKLCGPTALGPSTKYFNAYALMNAEAIYDGQRGVDPDKRVFLLTRSGFAGLQRYSTATWSGDIASRWEDMKAQISAGINFSMSGIPYWSMDIGGFCVEKRYERGQSIFNQTGKENADEKEWRELNTRWYQFGAFVPLFRAHGQFPYREVWNIAPETHPAYQSIVYYTKLRYNLMPYIYSLAGMTYFDDYTIMRGLVMDFGADTKVNNIGDQYMFGPAFMVCPVYKYTAREREVYFPSGCGWYDFYTGKYISGGQQMSVKAPYERMPLYVREGAIIPIRENMQYTDEKPSNRITLYVYAGQDGSFTLYEDEGVNYNYEKGKYASIPLSYDEAEHSLTIDERQGEFSGMLKRREFNMVMVSKEKAQSFDLNALGKIVVYTGEKLTVKL